The Ectothiorhodospiraceae bacterium 2226 region ATCGGCGTCTGCACGTCGGCCACCACCACGCGCATGCCGGCGCCGTGTAGCGCCAGCGCCAGTGCCCGCCCGATGCCCGAGGCGCCGCCGGTAATCAACGCGACCTGCCCGTCGAGGCGGGCGTTGTCCCCTCCGTGGGTCATCCTTCCCCCTCAGTACACGCTGCTACTGACCATAGCACAGGGCATTAGCAGCTGCTGCTGCTGCTACGGGGCATGCGCTGGCCGGCGTTAGCCGGGCCAACTGCCTGAGCGAAAGAGAATTAAAGGGGGTGTGAGGGGGCGGTGCGCACCAGGTGCTCGAGCACGTCGAAGCTGGCCGGTTTGAGCACGTGGTGGTCGAAGCCGGCACTCTGGGTGCGCTGCGCCATCTCTTCCTGACCGTACCCGGTGAAGGCGACCAGCGACATGGGCCAGTCGGGATGGCGCGCCCGCAGTCGCCGTGCCACCTCGAAGCCGTCCATGCCGGGCAGGCCGACGTCGAGAAAGACGATTTCCGGGCGAAACTCGGTGGCGCATGCCAGCGCCTGTTCGCCGTCGGTGGTAAGCCGTACCTCGTGGCCCATGGCCGACAGGAGCATGACCAGCGACTCTCCCACGTCCGCGTTGTCGTCCACCACCAGCACGCGCCGGGTGTCTGCCGTAGCGGGCTGCGCCGCGTCGCCGCTCGGCGCGCCCCGCGCCGGAGCGAACAGCGGCAGGCGGACCATGAACTCGCTGCCGGCGCCGAGCCCGGGACTGCTGGCGGTCACGTCGCCGTTATGCATCTCCACCAGGGTGCGTACCAGGGTCAAACCGAGGCCGAGCCCGCCCTCGCTGCGATCCAGCGAGCGCTCGCCCTGCGAGAAGAGGTCGAAGATACGTGGCAACAAGTCTTCGCCGATGCCGATACCCGTGTCGCGCACCCGGATCACCGCCCACTCGCCGTCGCGCTCGCCCCGTATCCGAATCGAACCGCCGTCCGGGGTGTACTTGGCGGCGTTGTTCAGTAGGTTGCCCAGCACTTGTACCATGCGTGTGGCGTCGGCCTCGACGGTCAGTTCCCCGTCGCAGATATCGACCTGCAGCCTGTGCCCGTGAGCCTCGATGAGCGGCCGGCTCGCCTCCACCGCGCCCTGTACCAGATCCTCCAGCGCTAGCGCCTGCTTTTGCAGTGCGATGCGCCCGCGGGTGATGCGCGCGACGTCCAGCATGTCGTCGACCAGGCGGGTGAGGTGATCGCCTTGGCGGGCAATGATGTCCAGACCCCAGCGCGTGGTGTCGTCCAAGGTCTCACGCCGCATGCGCAGCAGTTGCACCGCGTTCTGGATGGGGGCCAGCGGGTTGCGTAACTCGTGAGCAAGCATGGCAAGAAACTCGTCTTTGCGTTTGTCGGCCACCGCGAGCTGCTCGGCCTGTTCGCGCAGCGTCGCCTCGAGCCGCATGTGGTGGGTAATGTCGACCATGGCGCCGGTAATGCCGATGATGTCGCCGCGCGCGTTACGAACCGGTTCCACGGTCAGGTCGTAATAGTGGTCGCTGCGCTCCTCGCTGACGCGGATCTCCTGGCGCAGGCTGGCGCCGGTGTCCAGCACGCGCCGCTTGAGGGCCTCTATCTGAGCGGCATCTTCGGCCGCCATGATGTCGGCATCGCGCCGCCCCAGCACCACGCGGCCGCGGCTGAGGTGCCCATTGGGGTCGTGCAGCCAGGTGTAGCGCAGCTCGCGGTCCTGGTTGAAAACCACCACCGAGGTGCTCTTGAGGGCCGTGAGGAAGCGCTCCTCGCTGAGCCGCAGCGCCTGCTCGACCTGCTTGCGCGCGGTCACGTCGGTGCAGATACCGGCCATGCGCAGCGGGCGTCCGTCCTCGTCGTAGAACACGCGGCCCTTGTCCTCCACCCAGCGCACCGTGCCCTCGCGCGGCATCAACCGGTACTCGGTGAGGTAATCCTCGCGCCCCTCGACCGCCTGCTCGAGCGCCCAACGCATCGGCGCGCGATCCTCCGGGTGCACGTGCTGGAGGAACTCGTCCAGGGTGCCGCGGAGCCCGCCCGGCCGCAGACCGTAAATCGATTCGATCTGACACGACCAGTCCAGGCGTCCGCTGGGTATGTCCCAGTTCCACGTGCCGACCTGCGCCGCCTCCAGAATGAAGCGGAGATTCTCCTCGCTGTCGCGCAGTGCGTGTTCGGCGCGCGTACGGTCGGCCAGTTCGCGCTGCACCGCCTGGTGGAGCAGGGCGTTGTCCATCGCCAGCGCGGCGCGCCGCCCGAGCTCTTCCACGAACTGCACGTCCTGTTCGCCGAATGCCGGACTGGTACCGGCACGCACCACCGTGAGGACGCCCAGGGTCCGGCCGCGTGCGCGCAGCGGCACGCTGATGTAGGAGCGGATGTCGAGGGCGCGCAAGGCGCGCAGGTGCGCCTCGTCGTGTGCATAGCTCGCCAGAAGCTCGTCAGTGAGCTGTGCCTGCCAATGGGTGCGTCCCGAATGCAGCGCCGCGGCGGCGCCGCCGATGGCCTGCGGGCCGGCCGGATAGCGGCGCGAGATTTCGTACACCGACGCCACTTTGGCGGGATCGATGTGGCGCACGGCCAAACGGTGCAACTCATCGTCCTCGACCAGGTCGACCGCGCACCAGTCCGCCACGCGCGGTACCATCAAGTCCGCCGCCTTGATGAGGATGGCTTCGTACTCCAGCGAGGAGGTCAGTTCGACATTGGCGTCGGCCAGAAAGCGCAGCGCCTGCTCCCGTTCGGCGAGCGCGGCCAGCGCCTCCTCCAACTCGCGTCGTGTGGCCTGCTCGCGTTGATACAGGGCCAAGCGTTCGCGCTCGACATTGCGCTGACTCGTTTGGTCGCGCGTTACCGCGAGCACGTTGTGAATGGCGCCGTCCTCGGAGCGTTCGGGCACCAGACGTGACTGAAAGTAAACCGGCCCTTCAGGGCCGGCATATTCGAACTCGATGTTCACCTCGCGCCCGCGCGCGAAGACCTCGTCGAGCGCGGCTTCCCAAACGTCGCAGAGGTCACCGGGCAGTCCCATCTCGCGCACGCTCTTGCCGACGCAGCCGCTGCTGGGGATCTTGGTGTAGGCGGTCACCGCGCGGTTGACGTATACGTGACGGTACTGGCGGTCGAAGCGCGCGACGATGTCGGGCGTATTCTCGATCAGGGTGCGCAGGGCTTGCTCGGCGCGCCGGCGCAGGATGAAGTGGCCGATCTCGCGCCCCGCCTCGTCCATCATGTCGAGCAGCGTCGGGTCCACCTCGACCGGATGGCGGCGGTAGAACTCCAGCACGCCCAGGCATTCGGCCTCGCTCTGAATGGGGAACGCGGCGCCGGTGTGCAAGCCCGCCACCGCGGTCTCGCCCGCGAAGGGAAAGTGCGGGTCCTCGCCGAGATCCTGAACGATGCACGGCGCCTGTGTGGCCCACGCGCGGCCCGCGATACTCTGCCCGGCGCGCAGGCGCACGCCGCGCATGATGCGCCCGAAGTTGTCCAGTGCACCGTCGGGTTCGTGCACCGCCACCACCGGGGTCAGCACGCCCTGGGTCGACTCCACGCGCCACAGCACCGCATACCGAGCGCCCATGCACGCCATCAGGATGTGCAGCAACTCGGCGCTGACGGCGCGCAGGCTGTGCGCGTGCGCGAGCAGTCGGGTAATCGCGTGCTGCGCCTCCCGATAGCGCCGCGATTGGCGCTCGGCGCTGACATCCTGCAGGACGCTGTTGATGCCGATCACGCGCCCGTGCGCGTCCCACAAGGGATGGAGACTCATCAGCCAGCGGCGGGGCAGGCCCTCCCTTTCCCAGGACACCTCGAGCTCCGTGTCGAGCACCGGTTCACCGCTCGTCAGCACCTGCCGATAGTAGGGTTCCAGGCACGGCGCGAGCGCGGGCGCGATCTCGTCCAGGCGGCGCCCGGCGTGTGCCTGCGGCGCGAGTCCGGAAAGCGCCGCGACGCGCGCGTTGACCCGCTGCAGGCGCAATCCGGCGTCGACCACGAACTGGGCGGCGGCAGTCGAGGGGTATGGTGCCGGCGCTTCCTGCACCGTTCCGGGGGCGGGTAGCACCGCGGTGAGGCCGGAAAAGGCCAGCACGGCGCACAACAGCTCGCCGTCGGCCCCGATGACGGCGTGACCGGTGCACAGGCACTCGTAACGGATGCCGCTGCGCCGGTGCGTGATGCGGTAAGGCTGCTGGGTGAACTGCTCGCCGCGCAGCAGGCGCGCGAAGGGCCATTCGTCGGCGGAAAGCGGGCTGTCGTCCGGGCGGCGCAGTTCCAACTCGGCCGCGAGCGTGTGTAGGTGAAGCGGATCATCGCTCAGCCGCGCCAGTTGCCGCACCTGCGCGCTGATGGTCAGTATGCGGCCTGCCCCGTCGGCCACGATCAGCCCAGGGGTATCCCGTGCGGCGCCGGCGGTCACCGTGACGTCTGCACAATCCCTCGAAAATGCCGCGTCCCAAGCGTCTAAATGCGCGTCGGCCGCGTCTGCGTGTCCTGTCGCCATGCCAGCTCCCCCCAACCAGGTGGCGGCGTTGGCATGGTAGCCACAGTTCACGCCGACCGGGAAGGAATCCTCGAACGTCCCAGCGTACCGCGCCCGAGAGAGGGCGTAAAGCGGGCGGCGTTTACGGAGTTTCGGTCTACAGGAAAACCCTTACGACAAGCGTCCAATGAATCTCGTGTAGTACAAGGTCGGGGTGAACCCGCCTGGATTCCTCAGACGAAGCAAAGCGCAAAGCGCTTTGCTTCATGATTCCTCGATGATGCGGCGTCCGGCTTATGCAGCTTGGTGGCGGCCGCTGTGGATTTCACTGGCGAGCGGGTTTCATCGAGAGTGGCCGGCGGCGTCGGCCTTCACGGGCGGCCGCTG contains the following coding sequences:
- a CDS encoding PAS domain-containing protein — protein: MATGHADAADAHLDAWDAAFSRDCADVTVTAGAARDTPGLIVADGAGRILTISAQVRQLARLSDDPLHLHTLAAELELRRPDDSPLSADEWPFARLLRGEQFTQQPYRITHRRSGIRYECLCTGHAVIGADGELLCAVLAFSGLTAVLPAPGTVQEAPAPYPSTAAAQFVVDAGLRLQRVNARVAALSGLAPQAHAGRRLDEIAPALAPCLEPYYRQVLTSGEPVLDTELEVSWEREGLPRRWLMSLHPLWDAHGRVIGINSVLQDVSAERQSRRYREAQHAITRLLAHAHSLRAVSAELLHILMACMGARYAVLWRVESTQGVLTPVVAVHEPDGALDNFGRIMRGVRLRAGQSIAGRAWATQAPCIVQDLGEDPHFPFAGETAVAGLHTGAAFPIQSEAECLGVLEFYRRHPVEVDPTLLDMMDEAGREIGHFILRRRAEQALRTLIENTPDIVARFDRQYRHVYVNRAVTAYTKIPSSGCVGKSVREMGLPGDLCDVWEAALDEVFARGREVNIEFEYAGPEGPVYFQSRLVPERSEDGAIHNVLAVTRDQTSQRNVERERLALYQREQATRRELEEALAALAEREQALRFLADANVELTSSLEYEAILIKAADLMVPRVADWCAVDLVEDDELHRLAVRHIDPAKVASVYEISRRYPAGPQAIGGAAAALHSGRTHWQAQLTDELLASYAHDEAHLRALRALDIRSYISVPLRARGRTLGVLTVVRAGTSPAFGEQDVQFVEELGRRAALAMDNALLHQAVQRELADRTRAEHALRDSEENLRFILEAAQVGTWNWDIPSGRLDWSCQIESIYGLRPGGLRGTLDEFLQHVHPEDRAPMRWALEQAVEGREDYLTEYRLMPREGTVRWVEDKGRVFYDEDGRPLRMAGICTDVTARKQVEQALRLSEERFLTALKSTSVVVFNQDRELRYTWLHDPNGHLSRGRVVLGRRDADIMAAEDAAQIEALKRRVLDTGASLRQEIRVSEERSDHYYDLTVEPVRNARGDIIGITGAMVDITHHMRLEATLREQAEQLAVADKRKDEFLAMLAHELRNPLAPIQNAVQLLRMRRETLDDTTRWGLDIIARQGDHLTRLVDDMLDVARITRGRIALQKQALALEDLVQGAVEASRPLIEAHGHRLQVDICDGELTVEADATRMVQVLGNLLNNAAKYTPDGGSIRIRGERDGEWAVIRVRDTGIGIGEDLLPRIFDLFSQGERSLDRSEGGLGLGLTLVRTLVEMHNGDVTASSPGLGAGSEFMVRLPLFAPARGAPSGDAAQPATADTRRVLVVDDNADVGESLVMLLSAMGHEVRLTTDGEQALACATEFRPEIVFLDVGLPGMDGFEVARRLRARHPDWPMSLVAFTGYGQEEMAQRTQSAGFDHHVLKPASFDVLEHLVRTAPSHPL